The Humulus lupulus chromosome 4, drHumLupu1.1, whole genome shotgun sequence genome has a window encoding:
- the LOC133831036 gene encoding cell number regulator 8, translating into MATNNDTDNNGVDELSPFLAKQVDGADEKNTGKPSKDSSPEKTPAPGYVNCGAEYGWTADGLPLGHGSVVGEPIRRNQWDSSLFACLGRNDEFCSSDLEVCLLGSVAPCVLYGANVERLGSSPGTFANHCLPYSGLYLLGNFFFGGNFLAPWFSYPSRSAIRRKFNLEGSCEALDRSCGCCGSFVEDELQREQCETACDFATHIFCHTCALCQEGRELRRRLPHPGFNAQPVLVMIPPTEQTMGRGA; encoded by the exons ATGGCGACCAACAACGATACCGACAACAATGGCGTTGACGAGTTGAGTCCATTTCTCGCCAAGCAAGTCGATGGAGCTGACGAGAAAAATACCGGAAAACCCTCGAAGGATTCTTCGCCGGAGAAGACTCCGGCACCGGGATATGTCAATTGCGGCGCCGAATATGGCTGGACCGCTGATGGATTGCCTTTAGGGCACGGCAGTGTCGTTGGTGAGCCAATTCGCCGGAATCAGTGGGATTCTAGCCTCTTCGCTTGTCTCGGGCGCAACGATGAATTCTGTAGCAGCGATCTTGAAGTTT GTCTTCTTGGAAGTGTGGCTCCTTGTGTGTTGTATGGAGCCAATGTTGAGAGACTTGGGTCCAGTCCTGGTACTTTTGCGAATCACTGTTTACCTTACTCTGGTCTATATCTTCTTGGAAATTTCTTTTTTGGTGGGAACTTTCTTGCTCCCTGGTTTTCATACCCCAGCCGTTCTGCAATCCGCAGGAAGTTTAACCTAGAG GGTAGCTGTGAAGCACTCGATAGGTCCTGCGGGTGCTGTGGAAGCTTTGTGGAAGATGAGTTGCAGCGCGAACAGTGTGAGACTGCTTGTGACTTTGCTACTCACATCTTCTGCCACACGTGTGCCCTTTGTCAGGAAGGTCGTGAGCTCCGTCGCCGGCTTCCTCATCCTGGTTTCAATGCTCAACCAGTTTTGGTTATGATTCCCCCTACAGAGCAAACTATGGGCCGTGGAGCTTAA